CGGGAAAGCCCTCACGGACTTCATAGCTTGCTGGAGCGACCTGGCTCAAGCCAAGCCACCATCagttcttccttttcttgatcgATCGGTGTTGCGCCCAAGGCAACCTCCGCGCATCAATCTCCCCCACCACGAGTATGCTCCGAGAGACCGGCAGCCCAGACTCATGGTCGACCCCAAAACCAAGCCCCTCGTTTACAGATCGTTCTGCTTCAAGCCACACGCTCTCATTCAGCTCAAGAAAGCGGCAAGAATGGCAACCCAGAATGGCTCTTCCGTAGTCCCGACGACCTTCGAAATCATATCAGCGCTCGTGTGGATCTCGCGAACCAAAGCTCTCGGAATTGGTCCTCACGAGACGACGAAGCTTCTCACTGCAGTTGACAGCCGCCCCAAGTTTGACCCCCCGCTGCCGAGTGGCTACTTCGGGAACGGCATCGCTTTGTCCTGTGCTGAGTGCAGCGCTGGCGAATTGACCCGCAAGCCCTTCTCGTTCGCTGTCCAGACCGTGCGTGAGGCCCTCGCATCCGTCACCGAGAGTTACATAAGATCGGCCATCGACCACATCGAGCTGAACAGGGTCCTTGTTGATTGCGAGGGCAACTCTTGCTGCATCAGCAAATGGAGCCGACTCCCTTTCTACAAGATGGATTTCGGGTTCGGGAGGCCATTCCAGGTGGCGCCAGCGACGGTCCCTGACAATATCATCTATGTCGCTTCCCAGAGTAGGGAGAGTGATGACTTGGTTGTGTCCTTGGGGCTTACTAGCAACGCCATGGATGTTTTCTCTAAGTTGATTCAGCATGAGCTCACGCTGAAAAGCAAGTTCTAGTCTCATCCATGGATATAAGTATATGAAGCTTAGTTTTCGAGCCCTTGGTTTTAAGTAGGACTAGCGCTGTGGTGTTGCGCTGCTTGTGCCTGTTGTTTTATACGATATGCTTCCATCAATAAAGTGATgtactttccaaaaaaaagggaatctTATAGATACAAATGTCAATTTATGAAAGAGCGCCCATTGCATACACTAGTAATGTGAGAAAAAGTTCTAGGCATGTAGTTTTGTACACCATTGATCGGATATTAAGAGTAAATTAAGGGCATATGAGGCCATTtgtgtgagaaaatattaaatgcaCAAATtgtggaaggaaaagaaaatgaaaaaaagaaaataaaaagaagggagaaacatcaaagaagaagagaaatggaggTGCAAGTCTGCAAGAGGAGAgagacaaggaaagaaaaatttgacaaatgggCCATTCGTGGACATGTTGCTTAATAGATGGGCATCTACTTTGTGGTGCTAGCACAACTTGTGTAGctaatatttttccttaattttgagTAAGACtagtgtcgcgaccaattttttcgggtgtgaaccacctagggtttggctaatggattgttaagcctagacttaactcgggctctcctaagcccataccaattcgcaacttaggtttgaattgttaacatgcaattgatttttaactaggagtcgccactaatctatttttggtgggtcgattagaaaccctagtaaagtaacgggagatttactttactcctacgaaccacaaactaagggtacggggacttggttacgttagatttctctaacgccctttcggtacctttctttttattttgaaaaaaaaacgtttggcaagcaatttggattgattttaaatctattttcctaacaggtgaggtgttcatgcatgtgcgcaaatcaccaatttaacacccaagaaaacaattaaataatgcaggacttatctcaaagcaacgaaagcatctgcagtgttaaattgaaatccacatcaacaaccctagatatggtttctaattaacaagcaattactcaattttatgttttcgcttttcttaatgtaaatcatgcaatgcattctaataatctaatatgacatggcagcatgaccttaactatatgacatgaagaaatgcaataattagatgcaatctaaatgacttaattctaatgacatgcaatgcgatgcgatgacatacaaaattatttaaactaagatgacatgcagcatataatttaatacgcgagctatatgtcacgcgacatttattaaatgacctaatctaatgacggacagtttctaattagaaatgaacctaataataattactaaaatgacatgcatttcatgaacctaattctatatgacatgcaaatgacatttttattttaaaaatgcaatctatcctagaaattgcaactaatttatcctaagacaaattttatgaaatttgaaatgatctaactagattaagattctatctaatttaaactagggattaagtcatattaaatcctaatttaaactaagacattatctaaatctaaaatgcaatttatctgaaaagatgatctaaatttaaaatgaaacatgcaattctaatctaatatgcacaatgatttttttgtgtgttttttctttatgacattcgaaattaaaactaacacataattaaacatgcaattcaaataaaaaaaactaacaacctaaatgaatgcactttttttttgttttacttttcatgattcaaaataaaatccatattctaaacatgcaagataataataaaaaaaacaaacaaacctaatcctagctcatattctttttggatttttttatgaaaataaaattgattaaaacaccacgacatcaaatcaagcaagataatgttgatatccaaaaattggcgaaccatatctcgcgcatgagatcgggttgaccaattttaaaattaaatcgcgaatcgaatcttaGGCTTGAGAttagattgtcgatttttgtaaggAATCGCGAGTCGGATTTcaggcgcgaaaatcggactgtcaatccctaatttgagggATTATTTCATGTTGGCAATCTCAACCATATGTTAAGGAACAATTTCACTAAAACAGAAtgttaaaaaatgaaagaaaagaaaaactacctaatctgattttgatttttttttctttttcccaaaatagGGCTGAGCAGCCCGTGGTGCTCAACCAAGAGTAGCTGGTCGGAGGTCCGGTAAGGGGAACTCCGACGAGGGAGGATCGGCAAGAAAGGGGCGTCGCGGTCAGAGCTGCTGGCGTTCGGACTCCGGTAAAGGGCGTCACGGCCAAAGGACTCCGGGTGTGGTCGTCGCGGGAGAAGGGCTACAGATCCGGCTTGGGGGTCGCTCTGGTGGAGGCGGAGCACTGGCGCTAGGGCAGAGGTTCGGGTTGCTGGTGGAGCGGCGTCAACAGGTCGCGGGTCGCGGTGGCGCGATGAGAACATCGGGCGCTGGGTCATCTTCGCAGGTGGCGGTGCGGCGTCATGGCGAGGCTTGGCACGGCTGGGTTGCAGATCTGGTGCAGCAAAATCGGGCAGTGGCGGAGGAAGAGGAGCGGCGGTGGCGCAGCGGAGGAACccacgaggaagaagatgaacagcttttcttccccctttttactttttcacctCTGTTGTACGTCTCCACCTCCTACcctcttttttttactttaagaAACCCCCTTTTAACCTTCTGCAACAGCAAAAACCCCCCTGCTCGGCAAACCAACAAAACGAAGCTCTTCCCTCTTTTTTGTGcttgattttcacttttattttttatcgaGAAAAGAAAACCCCCTTTTGCGCTCATACGCGGATGGCCTTTTATAGGGaaggaattggattttcaaattcttcctcGAATCAACGTCCgtaatattttccacaaaattcatcccttattgataaggattcgagattaagataaaaaatttctctaaatccaaatctttcaaagccaaatcgcaatattttttttacccaTCTACCCTATccaaaaaagattcatatctcggaaaaattgtaaaata
This Eucalyptus grandis isolate ANBG69807.140 chromosome 7, ASM1654582v1, whole genome shotgun sequence DNA region includes the following protein-coding sequences:
- the LOC120295573 gene encoding omega-hydroxypalmitate O-feruloyl transferase-like, giving the protein MRKLDVKIANAVHVSPARETFGGLYALSNLDQTFQFVVEIVFTFNGEGRGRCSAAIETIRESLAKALVQFYPFAGRLVMGIDGRMAVRCTGEGVPFVEATSEDDIAALGDISTINPAMLRKLVKHSDGAPTILEVPLLSVQVTTFKCGGIVVGIIMNHVLVDGKALTDFIACWSDLAQAKPPSVLPFLDRSVLRPRQPPRINLPHHEYAPRDRQPRLMVDPKTKPLVYRSFCFKPHALIQLKKAARMATQNGSSVVPTTFEIISALVWISRTKALGIGPHETTKLLTAVDSRPKFDPPLPSGYFGNGIALSCAECSAGELTRKPFSFAVQTVREALASVTESYIRSAIDHIELNRVLVDCEGNSCCISKWSRLPFYKMDFGFGRPFQVAPATVPDNIIYVASQSRESDDLVVSLGLTSNAMDVFSKLIQHELTLKSKF